In Silene latifolia isolate original U9 population chromosome 3, ASM4854445v1, whole genome shotgun sequence, a single window of DNA contains:
- the LOC141647226 gene encoding GDP-mannose 3,5-epimerase, whose product MGSNDGTGYGAYTYDKLERELYWPSEKLRISITGAGGFIGSHIARRLKSEGHYVIASDWKKNEHMTEDMFCDEFHLVDLRVMDNCMKVTKDVDHVFNLAADMGGMGFIQSNHSVIMYNNTMISFNMLEAARISGVKRFFYASSACIYPEFKQLETSNVSLKESDAWPAEPQDAYGLEKLATEELCKHYTKDFGIECRIGRFHNIYGPFGTWKGGREKAPAAFCRKALTSTDKFEMWGDGLQTRSFTFIDECVEGVLRLTKSDFKEPVNIGSDEMVSMNEMAEIVLSFDDKKLPIQHIPGPEGVRGRNSDNTLIKEKLGWAPTMRLKDGLRITYFWIKDQIEKEKTRGVDLSVYGSSKVVGTQAPVQLGSLRAADGKE is encoded by the exons ATGGGTAGCAATGATGGAACTGGCTATGGTGCTTACACCTATGACAAACTAGAGAGGGAGCTATACTGGCCATCAGAGAAGCTGAGGATTTCGATCACTGGGGCTGGTGGTTTCATTGGCTCCCACATTGCCAGGCGTCTGAAAAGTGAAGGGCACTATGTTATTGCTTCAGACTGGAAGAAGAATGAGCACATGACCGAGGACATGTTCTGTGATGAGTTCCACCTTGTTGATTTGAGGGTGATGGATAATTGCATGAAAGTTACAAAAGATGTTGATCATGTTTTTAACCTTGCCGCTGATATGGGTGGCATGGGGTTTATCCAGTCAAATCACTCTGTGATTATGTATAACAACACTATGATCAGCTTCAACATGCTTGAGGCGGCCAGGATTAGCGGTGTTAAAAG GTTCTTTTATGCCTCAAGTGCCTGCATCTACCCTGAATTCAAGCAGTTGGAGACTTCTAATGTCAGCCTTAAGGAATCTGATGCCTGGCCTGCTGAG CCACAAGACGCTTATGGCTTGGAAAAACTTGCTACTGAGGAGTTGTGCAAGCATTATACCAAAGATTTTGGAATTGAATGTAGAATTGGAAGGTTCCACAACATTTATGGTCCTTTCGGAACCTGGAAAG GTGGTAGGGAGAAAGCTCCAGCTGCATTCTGCAGAAAAGCTCTTACATCAACAGATAAGTTTGAGATGTGGGGTGATGGACTGCAGACTCGGTCTTTCACCTTCATTGATGAATGTGTGGAAGGTGTGCTCAG ATTGACCAAGTCAGACTTCAAGGAGCCAGTTAACATTGGAAGTGATGAAATGGTTAGTATGAATGAGATGGCCGAGATTGTGTTGAGCTTTGATGACAAGAAGCTCCCTATTCAGCACATACCTGGCCCAGAAGGTGTACGTGGGCGTAACTCCGACAatactctcatcaaagaaaaacttGGCTGGGCGCCGACCATGAGATTGAAG GATGGACTAAGGATTACATATTTCTGGATCAAGGACCAGATCGAGAAAGAGAAGACTCGAGGCGTGGATCTATCAGTTTATGGCTCGTCGAAGGTGGTGGGCACACAAGCTCCAGTTCAGCTAGGGTCACTACGCGCTGCTGACGGAAAGGAATGA
- the LOC141647225 gene encoding putative aldo-keto reductase 1 yields MAGLEMPKLKLGTQGLEVSKLGFGCMSLSGVYNAPLPEADVISIITFAFNKGITFFDTADVYGATANEVLVGKALKELPRDKVQIATKCGIAGFGSGHMIVNGTPDYVRSCCEASLSRLGVEYIDLYYLHRIDTSIPIEETMGELKKLVDDGKIRYIGLSEASPDTIRRAHAVHPLTAVQMEWSLWTRDIEEEIVPLCRELGISIVTYSPLGRGFFGGKGVVEALPENSLLASHPRFTGANFDKNKLIYGRLEKLSQKHGCTPAQLALSWILHQGDDVVPIPGTTQKKNLESNLGALKVKLSKDDLEEICHAVPISEIVGDRTYESMISASWKFADTPPKGSKALNS; encoded by the exons ATGGCTGGATTAGAGATGCCCAAGCTCAAATTAGGTACCCAAGGTCTTGAG GTCTCAAAGTTGGGATTTGGATGCATGAGCTTGTCTGGAGTCTACAATGCTCCTCTTCCTGAAGCTGACGTAATTTCTATTATTACATTTGCGTTTAATAAAGGAATCACATTTTTTGATACCGCGGATGTATATGGAGCAACAGCAAATGAAGTCCTAGTCGGTAAG GCACTGAAAGAGTTACCGCGAGACAAAGTCCAAATAGCAACAAAATGTGGTATTGCAGGCTTCGGATCTGGACATATGATTGTGAACGGCACTCCAGACTATGTGCGCTCATGTTGTGAAGCCAGTTTGAGTCGTCTTGGTGTTGAATATATTGATTTGTATTACCTGCACCGAATTGACACTTCAATACCCATAGAGGAAACA ATGGGAGAGCTTAAGAAACTAGTGGATGACGGAAAAATCAGGTACATCGGATTATCAGAAGCTAGCCCTGACACAATAAGAAGGGCACATGCAGTTCATCCTCTCACTGCTGTGCAAATGGAGTGGTCTCTCTGGACACGTGATATTGAAGAAGAGATAGTCCCGCTCTGCAG AGAGCTTGGCATCAGTATAGTAACATACAGCCCTCTTGGTCGTGGGTTTTTTGGAGGCAAAGGCGTTGTAGAGGCATTACCTGAAAACAGTTTATTG GCATCACACCCTCGATTCACAGGAGCAAATTTCGACAAGAACAAGCTAATATATGGTAGGCTGGAGAAACTGTCACAGAAGCATGGATGCACGCCTGCTCAGTTGGCTCTGTCGTGGATTCTGCATCAAGGGGATGATGTAGTACCTATTCCTG GGACAACCCAGAAGAAGAATTTGGAGTCCAACCTGGGTGCCTTGAAAGTGAAGCTTAGTAAGGATGACTTGGAAGAAATCTGTCATGCCGTGCCCATCTCCGAGATCGTTGGTGATAGGACTTACGAAAGCATGATCAGTGCATCCTGGAAGTTTGCAGATACACCGCCCAAGGGTAGCAAAGCCCTAAATTCATAA
- the LOC141647224 gene encoding argininosuccinate lyase, chloroplastic — MAAYTSQIHQTSIFSSLPTNPKPSNPQISISKTHKTLKFYTKTPRKSLRCASMSTTMSTANGKEAKLWGGRFEESVTEIVEKFTESISFDKALYKHDIMGSRAHASMLAQQELISVDDRDSILQGLSEIERRIEAGEFVWRSDREDVHMNIEAALTDLIGEPAKKLHTARSRNDQVSTDFRLWCRDAIDNIVNKIKRLQVSLVTLALKNEDLIVPGYTHLQRAQPVLLAHLLLAYVEQLGRDAGRLIDCRARLNYCPLGACALAGTGLPIDRFMTSDALSFTGPLRNSIDAVSDRDFVLEFLSANSITAIHLSRLGEEWVVWATEEFGFMTPSDSVSTGSSIMPQKKNPDPMELVRGKSARVVGDLVTLLVLCKGLPQAYNRDLQEDKEPVFDSVKTIIGMLEVSSEFAQNVTFNKDKIQKSLPAGHLDATTVADYLVKKGVPFRTGHDIVGRAVALCVSKSCTLQDLTLDEFRGISPVFDNDVYDYLGVENSVKHFCSYGSTGSECVASQLDFWAEQLGIDRSAYSQS, encoded by the exons ATGGCAGCTTATACTTCACAAATTCATCAAACATCAATCTTCTCCTCCTTACCAACTAACCCAAAACCATCAAATCCCCAAATTTCAATCTCTAAAAcccacaaaaccctaaaattttacaCGAAAACACCCCGAAAATCACTTAGATGTGCCTCAATGAGCACTACAATGAGTACAGCAAATGGAAAAGAGGCTAAATTGTGGGGAGGAAGGTTTGAAGAAAGTGTAACTGAAATAGTTGAGAAGTTTACTGAATCAATTTCATTTGATAAAGCTCTTTATAAACATGATATTATGGGTAGTCGTGCTCATGCTTCCATGCTTGCTCAACAG GAACTAATTAGTGTAGATGATAGAGATAGTATACTTCAAGGCCTCTCTGAGATAGAGAGGCGGATAGAGGCGGGTGAGTTTGTATGGAGGAGTGATAGAGAAGACGTTCATATGAACATTGAAGCGGCACTTACGGATTTGATTGGTGAACCTGCAAAGAAACTTCACACAGCACGTAGCCGAAATGATCAAGTTTCAACTGATTTTCGTCTGTGGTGTCGAGATGCCATTGATAACATtgtcaataaaataaaaaggCTCCAG GTTTCACTGGTGACTTTGGCCTTGAAGAATGAAGACTTGATAGTTCCTGGCTATACGCATTTGCAAAGAGCGCAACCTGTTTTATTGGCACATCTACTTCTAGCATACGTTGAACAG CTTGGACGTGATGCTGGTCGATTGATAGACTGCAGAGCTCGTTTGAATTACTGTCCTCTGGGTGCATGTGCGTTGGCGGGTACTGGCCTACCTATCGATAGGTTCATGACTTCGGATGCCTTAAGTTTCACTGGTCCACTAAGGAACAG CATTGATGCAGTTTCAGATCGAGATTTTGTTTTGGAGTTCCTTTCTGCTAATTCAATCACAGCCATTCATCTCTCTCGACTTGGTGAAGAATGGGTGGTGTGGGCCACTGAGGAATTTGGCTTTATGACCCCTAGTGATTCAGTTTCTACTGGAAGTAGTATAATGCCTCAGAAGAAAAACCCAGACCCCATGGAACTTGTCCGTGGCAAATCTGCAAGAGTTGTAGGAGACCTGGTCACTCTCCTCGTCTTATGCAAGGGACTTCCTCAGGCTTATAACCGCGACCTACAG GAAGATAAGGAGCCTGTATTCGACAGTGTGAAAACTATTATAGGGATGCTGGAAGTATCCTCCGAGTTTGCGCAAAATGTTACCTTCAACAAAGACAAAATTCAGAAATCTTTGCCAGCTGGTCATCTTGATGCAACAACAGTTGCAGATTATCTTGTCAAGAAG GGTGTTCCATTCAGAACGGGGCATGACATTGTGGGACGAGCAGTTGCATTGTGTGTCTCAAAAAGTTGCACCCTTCAAGACTTAACTCTTGACGAGTTCAGGGGAATTAGTCCCGTATTTGACAATGACGTGTATGATTATCTCGGGGTTGAGAATTCCGTCAAACATTTCTGCTCATACGGGTCAACAGGTTCAGAGTGTGTTGCAAGTCAACTTGATTTCTGGGCTGAGCAACTCGGTATAGATAGAAGCGCTTACAGCCAAAGTTGA